Genomic segment of Peribacillus frigoritolerans:
AATGATGATTGGATGTCCATAAGTTTATTAAATTTTTTTATTGTAAAAAAGCCCATGGAAGTTATTTGTAACGATTAAATAAATGATTCATTAAGAGAACTAGGCTGAAAGACTGTCGTTATATGTAAAAGTTTGTAGGTCTATGTAAATGTATGAGTCAATCAAAACTCTTTTTGCGTTCAATGGGTACCATAAGTCCTGCCTGAAAATTCCTAATTGGAAATTTATTGATTTACACATCTTCATACACCTTTAAAAATGGCCTTCTATACTTGAACCAGATTCAAATAATAGGAGGGAAAGATCAATGAATAATGAAAGAGCAATGGATGATTTAATTAAGAATTGGAGCGAATTAGGTAAGAATATGGACCGCCGAAACTTTATCCAGGGAGCAAGTAAGCTTGCCGGACTTTCATTAGGTCTTGCCCTTGCCCAATCAATGGGCGGGATTGAAGTGAATGCTGCCCCGAAATTCAGTGATTATCCATTTACTCTCGGTGTAGCTTCAGGTGATCCGCTCTCGGACAGTGTAGTTTTATGGACAAGGTTGGCACCTGACCCGTTGAATGGCGGAGGAATGCCAAAAGAAGCTATTTCCGTTAAATGGGAAGTGGCAAAGGATGAGAATTTCCGAAAGATTGTCCAGCAAGGCAAGGAAATAGCCAGGCCGGAACTTGGCCACTCCGTTCATGTGGAAGTAAGCGGGTTAAAACCCGATAAGGTCTATTTTTACCGTTTTAAAAGCGGAGGGGAAGTAAGTCAGACTGGGAAAACGAAAACTCTTCCGCCAGTAGGTTCAAGTGTTTCGAGCTTGTCATTCGCGTTTGTTTCATGCCAGCAATTTGAGCATGGCTATTATACGGCCTATAAACATTTGGCAAAAGAAGATCTGGATATTGTCTTCCACCTTGGCGATTATATATATGAATATGGACCAAATGAATATGTTTCTTCGTCAGGTAATGTCCGTGTACATAGTGGTCCGGAGATCATCACGCTTGAGGATTATCGAAATAGATACGCACAATACCGCTCTGATACCCATTTAAAAGCGGCACATGCAGCTTTCCCATGGGTCGTGACTTGGGATGACCATGAAGTTGAAAACAATTATGCAAATGTCATCCCGGAAAAAGGACAATCGGTAGAAGCATTCATCAAGAGAAGGGCCGCCGCCTATCAGGCTTATTATGAGCATATGCCCCTTCGTAAATCATCTTTGCCTAAGGGAGCGGATATGCGGTTATACCGAAATTTCACATATGGAGACCTGGCCTCTTTCTTTGTATTGGATTCCCGTCAATATCGGGATGATCAGGCAAACGGAGATGGAAGTTCACCGCAAACGCCTGAGTCACTTGATCCGAAACGGACATTGTTAGGTCCAGAGCAAGAACAGTGGCTAACTGACAATCTATCAAAATCAAAAACGAAGTGGAACGTTCTGCCTCAGCAGATTTTCTTTTCACAACGGAATTATGGAACACCAACCGCTCCCAAATTCAGCATGGATTCCTGGGATGGTTACCCGGCTGCACGCGATCGTTTAATTGATGTAATCAAAAGAAACAACCTGGAAAATCTGGTCGTGTTGACTGGTGATGTACATGCAAGCTGGGCAGCCAATTTAAAGGCGGATTTCGATGATCCAAATTCAAAGATTTTCGGTGTGGAGTTTGTCGGCACTTCCATCACATCTGGTGGAAATGGAGCGGATAAGCGTGCGGATACGGATAAAATACTAAGTCAGAATCCACATATAAAGTTCTTTAATGATTACCGGGGATATGTCCGATGCAAAGTAACACCAGAACAATGGAAGGCTGACTATCGTGTAGTCCCATTCGTGACAGAACCAGGTGCGGATATATCGACAAGAGCATCCTTTGTTTTTGATAAGGATCAAACAGGGCTGCGAAAGGTTGCATCAGCAGCGGTTATGGAAGGTGTGCAAAAAACTAACGAAGTCGAGGAAGATCGGACACGTGCCCATAATCGCGCACATGAAAAACAAAGAATGAAA
This window contains:
- a CDS encoding alkaline phosphatase D family protein, with the protein product MNNERAMDDLIKNWSELGKNMDRRNFIQGASKLAGLSLGLALAQSMGGIEVNAAPKFSDYPFTLGVASGDPLSDSVVLWTRLAPDPLNGGGMPKEAISVKWEVAKDENFRKIVQQGKEIARPELGHSVHVEVSGLKPDKVYFYRFKSGGEVSQTGKTKTLPPVGSSVSSLSFAFVSCQQFEHGYYTAYKHLAKEDLDIVFHLGDYIYEYGPNEYVSSSGNVRVHSGPEIITLEDYRNRYAQYRSDTHLKAAHAAFPWVVTWDDHEVENNYANVIPEKGQSVEAFIKRRAAAYQAYYEHMPLRKSSLPKGADMRLYRNFTYGDLASFFVLDSRQYRDDQANGDGSSPQTPESLDPKRTLLGPEQEQWLTDNLSKSKTKWNVLPQQIFFSQRNYGTPTAPKFSMDSWDGYPAARDRLIDVIKRNNLENLVVLTGDVHASWAANLKADFDDPNSKIFGVEFVGTSITSGGNGADKRADTDKILSQNPHIKFFNDYRGYVRCKVTPEQWKADYRVVPFVTEPGADISTRASFVFDKDQTGLRKVASAAVMEGVQKTNEVEEDRTRAHNRAHEKQRMKSQGKVTN